One window from the genome of Candidatus Synechococcus calcipolaris G9 encodes:
- a CDS encoding type IV pilin-like G/H family protein — MKVYHDNNRLLLSLFHHRLRNQGLTLIELLVVVIIIGIIAAIALPAMLNQARRAREAEAMNYLGAINRAQQVYRLENATFAGDITALRINVPTNTQNYTLTFEAPTATLAETSAVPSDPEARAFTGCARADTVNPLASTNSEIIRADDSTALPCP; from the coding sequence ATGAAAGTATATCATGACAACAACCGACTTCTTTTGTCTCTTTTTCACCATAGATTAAGAAATCAAGGACTGACCCTCATCGAACTCCTAGTCGTCGTGATTATTATTGGCATTATTGCCGCCATTGCCCTGCCAGCAATGCTCAACCAAGCACGGCGGGCCCGAGAGGCAGAGGCCATGAACTACCTAGGGGCCATTAATCGTGCCCAGCAGGTCTATCGCCTAGAAAATGCCACCTTTGCGGGGGATATTACGGCACTTCGCATTAATGTTCCGACGAATACGCAAAACTACACCCTCACCTTTGAAGCACCAACGGCAACCCTTGCGGAAACCTCCGCCGTCCCTTCGGATCCTGAAGCACGGGCCTTCACAGGGTGTGCCAGGGCCGATACAGTGAACCCCTTGGCAAGTACCAATTCTGAAATTATTCGCGCTGATGACAGTACGGCCCTTCCTTGTCCCTAG
- a CDS encoding META domain-containing protein, which produces MPLAVAPLLMAMAPNPTMSQLSSPSWLDQPLMPWNRPTPTAFPTLPKPGPGENIEQCESVIRQPATTAEQAIAKQGWHLVGDRHQEDRIQMILGASGFDGMCRPMGYQVFVYAEGRYAGTLSPELMDARTDGSLNDFRVISPSEIVADFNRYGEADPLCCPSGTTRITYTLRHADIPDLLPTGVNTRQNANGSSMPPAGTLLSTPWRLVRVGTESVPQESAMMDTPYLQFDAKEKRFFGSSGCNRYMGSFEQSEMTLNFSAVASTKRACLDQIQKIEGEFYQALGQITRFEINQDQLYLYKDDGEVVLVFQKKES; this is translated from the coding sequence GTGCCCTTAGCAGTAGCCCCCCTGTTGATGGCCATGGCTCCCAACCCCACCATGAGTCAGCTATCCTCCCCATCCTGGTTGGATCAACCCCTGATGCCCTGGAATCGGCCCACTCCCACCGCGTTTCCAACGCTGCCTAAACCTGGCCCTGGCGAAAATATCGAGCAATGTGAATCGGTGATTCGTCAACCAGCCACCACTGCTGAACAGGCGATCGCTAAGCAAGGTTGGCATTTAGTGGGCGATCGCCACCAAGAGGATCGGATCCAAATGATTCTGGGAGCCTCGGGTTTTGATGGGATGTGCCGCCCCATGGGCTATCAAGTGTTTGTCTATGCCGAGGGCCGCTATGCCGGAACCCTGTCTCCAGAATTAATGGATGCCCGTACCGATGGCTCCCTCAATGATTTTCGGGTGATCAGCCCCAGTGAAATTGTGGCGGACTTTAACCGCTATGGTGAAGCGGATCCCCTCTGCTGCCCCTCCGGCACAACCAGAATAACCTACACCCTGCGCCATGCTGATATCCCCGATTTACTCCCCACGGGGGTAAACACTCGCCAAAATGCCAATGGGTCTTCCATGCCCCCCGCCGGTACCTTATTGAGTACACCTTGGCGTTTAGTCCGTGTCGGAACAGAATCCGTGCCGCAGGAGTCAGCCATGATGGATACTCCCTACCTTCAATTTGATGCAAAGGAAAAACGTTTTTTTGGGTCTAGTGGCTGTAATCGCTATATGGGTTCCTTTGAGCAATCAGAGATGACGCTTAATTTTTCAGCAGTGGCTAGTACCAAGCGGGCTTGCTTAGATCAAATCCAAAAAATCGAAGGAGAATTTTATCAAGCCCTAGGGCAAATTACGCGCTTTGAAATAAATCAAGATCAGTTATACCTGTACAAGGATGATGGTGAGGTAGTCTTGGTATTTCAGAAAAAAGAAAGCTAA
- the ispG gene encoding (E)-4-hydroxy-3-methylbut-2-enyl-diphosphate synthase, producing the protein MLSWLLPPPVETGIIRRQTRPVPVGSVTIGGGHPVAVQSMINEDTLDIPGSVAAIRRLHEIGCEIVRVTVPSLAHAKAMEEIRDRLYKTYQPVPLVADVHHNGMKIALEVANYVDNVRINPGLYVFEKPKADRTEYTQAEFNEIGEKIRETLKPLVESLRDQGKSMRIGVNHGSLAERMLFTYGDTPEGMVESALEFIRMCESFGFYHLEISLKASRVPVMIAANRLMVKRMEALGMDYPLHLGVTEAGDGEYGRIKSTAGIGTLLAEGIGDTIRVSLTEAPEKEIPVCYGILQALGLRRTMVEYVACPSCGRTLFNLEEVLHKVREATSHLTGLNIAVMGCIVNGPGEMADADYGYVGKQPGFISLYRGRDEVKKVPEDQGVIELINLIKADGQWIEPKET; encoded by the coding sequence ATCCTGTCCTGGCTTCTCCCCCCCCCCGTTGAGACAGGGATTATTCGTCGTCAGACCCGCCCCGTTCCCGTTGGCTCCGTGACCATTGGCGGTGGTCATCCGGTGGCAGTCCAATCCATGATCAATGAAGATACCCTAGATATTCCTGGCTCCGTAGCCGCAATTCGCCGGTTACATGAAATTGGCTGTGAAATTGTCCGTGTCACCGTTCCCAGTCTTGCCCACGCCAAGGCCATGGAAGAAATCCGCGATCGCCTCTACAAAACCTATCAACCTGTTCCCCTAGTCGCCGATGTCCATCACAATGGCATGAAAATTGCCCTAGAAGTCGCCAACTATGTCGATAACGTGCGGATTAATCCCGGCCTCTATGTCTTTGAAAAACCCAAGGCCGATCGCACCGAATATACCCAAGCCGAATTTAACGAAATTGGTGAAAAAATCCGGGAAACCCTCAAACCCTTGGTAGAGTCCCTCCGAGATCAGGGCAAATCCATGCGCATTGGAGTCAACCATGGCTCCTTGGCCGAGCGGATGCTCTTTACCTACGGCGACACCCCCGAAGGCATGGTAGAGTCAGCCCTAGAATTTATTCGGATGTGTGAATCCTTTGGTTTTTATCATTTAGAAATTTCCCTGAAAGCCTCCCGTGTACCCGTGATGATTGCCGCTAATCGGCTCATGGTGAAGCGCATGGAGGCACTGGGAATGGACTATCCCTTACATTTAGGGGTAACGGAAGCGGGGGATGGCGAATACGGACGGATTAAATCTACGGCAGGCATTGGCACCCTCTTGGCTGAAGGCATTGGCGATACCATTCGTGTATCCCTCACCGAAGCCCCTGAAAAAGAAATTCCCGTTTGCTACGGTATTTTGCAGGCCCTGGGCTTGCGGCGCACCATGGTCGAGTATGTCGCCTGTCCCTCCTGTGGGCGCACCCTCTTTAATCTGGAAGAGGTTTTACATAAGGTGCGAGAAGCCACCAGTCATCTGACGGGCTTAAATATTGCCGTCATGGGCTGTATTGTCAACGGCCCTGGCGAAATGGCCGATGCTGACTATGGCTATGTGGGTAAACAACCGGGGTTTATTTCCCTCTATCGCGGTCGAGACGAGGTGAAAAAAGTGCCCGAAGATCAGGGGGTGATTGAACTCATTAATTTAATTAAGGCGGATGGCCAATGGATTGAACCAAAGGAAACCTAA
- a CDS encoding tRNA (cytidine(34)-2'-O)-methyltransferase, whose translation MPQVVLVYPQIPPNTGNIARTCAATQTPLHLIEPLGFELSDRYLKRAGLDYWPYVDLHCHDSWQTFQTLVGDRGGRLIAFEPQSNCNYWDCNFQPTDWLIFGNEADGIPETILGDCDQTVYIPMASTGVRSLNLSTSVAIALFEAYRQLAQKP comes from the coding sequence ATGCCCCAAGTTGTCCTGGTTTATCCCCAAATTCCCCCCAATACCGGTAATATTGCCCGTACCTGTGCTGCAACCCAAACCCCCCTACACCTGATTGAACCCTTGGGCTTTGAACTGAGCGATCGCTACTTGAAGCGTGCCGGTTTAGACTATTGGCCCTATGTGGATTTACACTGCCATGATTCCTGGCAGACCTTTCAAACCCTCGTGGGCGATCGCGGCGGCCGTTTGATTGCCTTTGAACCTCAGAGCAACTGTAATTATTGGGACTGTAACTTTCAACCCACGGACTGGCTCATCTTTGGCAATGAAGCCGATGGTATCCCGGAAACCATCCTTGGGGACTGTGATCAAACCGTTTATATTCCCATGGCCAGTACCGGGGTTCGCAGTCTTAACCTCTCTACCAGTGTGGCGATCGCCCTGTTTGAAGCTTATCGACAACTCGCTCAAAAACCCTAA
- a CDS encoding DUF29 domain-containing protein, whose translation MGEKYLEDFSSWVNQTSQLLRERRWQEIDVPNLIEEVEDLGKSERRGIASQLTRLLLHLLKWQYQPQRRSDSWLDSITDARTQIELAIEDSPSLRSYPADQLAETYQRARRQAAKQTGIDASVFPETCPYPLDVVLDADWLPEG comes from the coding sequence ATGGGTGAGAAATACTTAGAAGATTTTAGTTCATGGGTCAACCAAACAAGCCAACTGTTACGGGAACGGCGTTGGCAAGAGATCGATGTGCCAAATTTAATCGAAGAGGTTGAAGACTTGGGTAAAAGTGAACGACGGGGGATTGCTAGTCAACTCACTCGTCTTTTGCTCCATCTCCTCAAGTGGCAGTATCAACCTCAGCGTCGCTCCGATAGTTGGCTGGACTCCATCACTGATGCGCGTACCCAGATTGAATTAGCCATTGAAGATAGTCCTAGTTTAAGGAGTTATCCAGCAGACCAACTGGCAGAAACCTATCAGCGGGCACGTCGTCAAGCGGCTAAGCAAACAGGAATCGACGCTTCCGTGTTCCCAGAAACCTGCCCCTATCCCCTCGATGTAGTCTTGGACGCCGACTGGCTACCGGAGGGCTAA
- the tatC gene encoding twin-arginine translocase subunit TatC, producing the protein MSLWDHLEELRQRIFVVLATAAIAIILCFTQVRGIITLLEQPAHGAKFLQLGPGEYFFVSCKAAAYCGLLLTMPMVLYQGIRFVLPGLTRRERQLLGPAVFGSSLLFVLGIGFAYSLLAPAALGFFISYGADVVEQLWSIDRYFDFILLLLLVTGLAFQVPILQLILISLNIVSIEQMLSQWRYVIIIAVALAAVLTPSIDPITQGLLAGALISLYFSGIGLGHLLPRPRQNS; encoded by the coding sequence ATGTCCCTATGGGATCACCTGGAAGAACTGCGCCAACGCATTTTTGTGGTTTTGGCCACGGCGGCGATCGCCATTATTCTGTGCTTCACCCAAGTGAGAGGGATTATCACTCTCCTAGAGCAACCCGCCCATGGGGCAAAATTTCTGCAACTGGGGCCGGGGGAATACTTTTTTGTCTCCTGCAAGGCCGCAGCCTATTGTGGTTTATTGCTGACCATGCCCATGGTGCTATACCAGGGAATTCGTTTTGTTTTACCTGGATTAACCCGACGGGAACGGCAGCTTTTGGGCCCCGCCGTCTTTGGTTCGTCCCTACTATTTGTGTTAGGAATTGGCTTTGCCTATAGCCTATTAGCTCCAGCGGCCTTGGGCTTTTTCATTAGTTACGGGGCAGATGTAGTCGAGCAATTATGGTCTATCGATCGCTATTTTGACTTTATTTTATTGTTGTTACTCGTCACCGGATTAGCCTTTCAAGTCCCCATTTTGCAACTCATTTTAATTAGCCTAAATATTGTCTCCATTGAGCAAATGCTCAGTCAGTGGCGATATGTGATCATTATTGCCGTTGCCCTAGCCGCCGTATTGACCCCCTCCATTGATCCCATCACCCAGGGACTATTGGCGGGAGCACTAATTAGTCTTTATTTCAGTGGCATTGGTTTAGGGCATTTATTACCTCGCCCCCGCCAAAACTCATAA
- a CDS encoding ATP-dependent Clp protease proteolytic subunit gives MRLPIAAVQAPYYGDAAYRTPPPDLPSLLLKERIVYLGMPLVASVTELIVAQLLYLQYDDPEKPIRIYINSTGTSRYDGEPIGFETEAFAICDTIQYIKPPVHTICIGQAIGMAALLLSSGSQGCRASLPHATIVLQQTKSYAQGQATDIQIRAQEVLANKKTMIDILAKNTGQTPERISRDMDRLLYMTPDEAKAYGLIDRILESEAVPPLPAGVI, from the coding sequence ATGAGGTTGCCGATCGCTGCTGTTCAAGCCCCCTACTATGGTGATGCTGCCTATCGCACGCCGCCACCGGATTTACCTTCATTACTTCTCAAAGAGCGGATTGTCTATCTGGGGATGCCCCTCGTTGCGTCCGTTACCGAGTTGATTGTCGCCCAATTGCTCTATTTGCAGTATGACGATCCGGAAAAACCGATCCGTATCTACATCAATTCAACGGGAACATCTCGCTACGATGGTGAACCCATTGGCTTTGAGACGGAAGCCTTTGCCATCTGCGACACCATTCAATACATTAAGCCGCCAGTGCATACCATTTGTATTGGCCAGGCCATTGGTATGGCTGCGTTGCTCCTCTCCTCTGGCTCCCAGGGATGTCGGGCCAGTTTACCCCACGCCACGATTGTTCTTCAGCAAACCAAGAGCTACGCCCAGGGTCAAGCCACGGACATTCAAATTCGGGCCCAAGAGGTTTTAGCGAACAAGAAAACCATGATTGATATTTTGGCCAAAAATACCGGCCAAACTCCGGAACGGATCAGCCGAGATATGGATCGGTTACTTTACATGACCCCTGATGAAGCCAAAGCCTACGGACTCATCGATCGCATCCTTGAGAGTGAAGCCGTTCCGCCCCTGCCCGCTGGCGTGATTTAG
- the ruvB gene encoding Holliday junction branch migration DNA helicase RuvB, translating into MAIVSSHQPPGDRPHRAQKKAKDHGASPKKQDTPLLSAQALPEDTPSRNEETIRPQSLGDYIGQRDLKDVLHIAIQAAQTRQECLDHLLLYGPPGLGKTTIALILAAEMGVNCKVASAPALERPRDIVGLLVNLQPGDILFIDEIHRLSRMTEELLYPAMEDFRIDITIGKHQSARSRSLSLNRFTLVGATTRAGALTSPLRDRFGLIQRLRFYEPEELSQIILRTAGILDTPITADAALEIARRSRGTPRIANRLLKRVRDYAAVKHNGEISVAIAEQALELFHVDPGGLDWTDRRLLTVMIETYQGGPVGVDALAAATGEDSQTIEEVYEPYLMQMGYVQRTPRGRMATPQAWHHLGYRPPDEQLPLLS; encoded by the coding sequence ATGGCCATTGTTTCGTCCCATCAGCCCCCCGGCGATCGCCCCCACCGCGCCCAAAAAAAGGCGAAAGATCACGGAGCCAGTCCCAAAAAGCAGGATACTCCACTGCTCTCGGCCCAAGCCCTGCCAGAGGATACACCCTCCCGGAATGAAGAAACCATTCGTCCCCAATCCCTGGGTGACTACATTGGCCAACGGGATTTGAAGGATGTACTGCACATTGCCATTCAAGCCGCCCAAACCCGCCAAGAATGTCTAGATCACCTGCTCCTCTACGGCCCCCCTGGCCTTGGTAAAACCACCATCGCCTTAATTTTGGCAGCGGAAATGGGGGTCAACTGCAAAGTGGCCAGTGCCCCTGCCCTAGAGCGGCCCCGGGATATTGTCGGCCTCCTAGTCAATCTGCAACCGGGGGATATTTTATTCATTGATGAAATCCATCGCCTTTCCCGGATGACGGAAGAATTACTCTATCCGGCCATGGAAGACTTTCGCATCGATATTACCATTGGTAAACATCAGAGTGCCCGCAGTCGTAGCCTATCCCTGAATCGCTTTACGCTGGTGGGGGCGACAACCCGCGCTGGTGCTTTGACTTCCCCCCTACGCGATCGCTTTGGCTTAATCCAACGATTACGCTTCTATGAACCAGAGGAACTAAGTCAGATTATTCTGCGTACCGCCGGGATTCTGGATACCCCGATTACGGCGGACGCTGCCCTGGAAATTGCCCGTCGGAGTCGGGGAACCCCCCGCATTGCCAATCGCTTACTCAAACGGGTGCGGGACTACGCCGCCGTCAAACATAATGGTGAAATTTCCGTGGCGATCGCCGAGCAGGCCCTAGAACTATTTCATGTGGATCCAGGGGGACTGGACTGGACAGATCGCCGCCTCTTGACGGTGATGATTGAAACGTACCAGGGAGGGCCCGTCGGGGTCGATGCCCTAGCTGCCGCCACGGGAGAAGATAGCCAAACCATTGAAGAAGTCTATGAACCCTACCTGATGCAGATGGGCTATGTGCAACGGACCCCGCGAGGTCGGATGGCCACCCCCCAAGCCTGGCACCATTTGGGCTACCGTCCCCCGGATGAGCAACTACCGCTTCTGAGCTAG
- a CDS encoding DUF4079 domain-containing protein, which yields MLLNLKDIILLLHPILACTFVFPVIGIVSYFAWQTRQRRLREGAESKKIPPTVGREHVQLGNLLTAGVVGITLVAYAYSVIFGFQGFLMQASEGNLDWLRVGLVALMFAVTIASLVFLYQAHNRIWRGVFATLTGIGIVVLGFQPGVFRRDDEWYVSHFYYGIVASLLMIFALAIVQDIYQDRTQTWRRVHIALNTVALILFLGQGITGTRDLLEIPLSWQAPAIYQCNFDSNSPDFKTCP from the coding sequence ATGTTATTGAACCTTAAGGATATTATTTTACTCTTGCATCCGATTTTAGCTTGTACCTTTGTCTTTCCGGTCATTGGCATTGTCAGTTATTTTGCCTGGCAAACCCGCCAGCGTCGCCTTCGAGAAGGTGCTGAGAGTAAAAAAATTCCGCCCACGGTCGGCCGGGAACATGTGCAACTGGGAAATCTCCTCACGGCAGGGGTGGTGGGCATTACCCTCGTTGCCTATGCCTATTCAGTGATTTTTGGCTTTCAGGGCTTTCTGATGCAGGCCAGTGAAGGAAACCTAGATTGGCTGCGGGTGGGCTTAGTGGCGTTGATGTTTGCGGTGACGATCGCCTCCTTGGTGTTTCTCTATCAAGCCCATAATCGAATTTGGCGGGGTGTATTTGCCACCCTAACCGGAATCGGTATTGTGGTGCTGGGATTTCAGCCCGGGGTATTTCGCCGCGATGATGAGTGGTATGTGTCCCATTTTTACTACGGCATTGTCGCCTCGTTGCTGATGATCTTTGCCCTGGCGATCGTCCAGGATATTTATCAAGATCGTACCCAAACCTGGCGGCGGGTGCATATTGCCCTGAATACTGTTGCCCTGATTCTGTTTCTTGGTCAAGGGATTACGGGAACCCGGGATTTACTGGAGATTCCCCTAAGTTGGCAAGCCCCCGCAATCTATCAATGTAATTTTGATTCCAATTCACCGGACTTCAAGACCTGCCCCTAA
- a CDS encoding metal ABC transporter permease, which produces MESLFWLVQGVLEPLEFAFMRQALMMGVLLGILCAVVGSYMIVQQMGMMGDMISHSVLAGLPVALYLNVPLSLGALVAGVLSAALLSFLESQSRLKIDGVMALILASFLAMGTTLVTVLPGGDRLDLIHILFGNILGITPQDLLLTLGITLLILTAVFLFYKELLFYTFDPVGAQASGLPVHWYYLSMVTGISLTVVATLQTVGVLLVIAMLVAPGMTAYLLVKELHQMMILGAMIGSLAAIMGMYLSYYINIPSGAAIVLVAFSLFLCAFLFSPSQGLLTQQLRRK; this is translated from the coding sequence ATGGAGAGCCTTTTTTGGTTAGTTCAGGGGGTATTAGAACCCCTAGAATTTGCCTTTATGCGTCAAGCCCTGATGATGGGGGTTCTGCTCGGCATTCTCTGTGCCGTTGTCGGTAGTTATATGATTGTTCAGCAAATGGGCATGATGGGGGATATGATTTCCCATTCTGTCCTGGCAGGCTTACCCGTAGCATTGTATTTGAATGTGCCCCTATCCCTAGGAGCCTTAGTGGCGGGGGTATTGAGCGCAGCACTCTTATCATTTCTAGAGTCCCAATCTCGCCTCAAAATAGATGGGGTGATGGCCTTGATTTTGGCCTCCTTTTTGGCGATGGGAACCACATTGGTTACGGTACTACCGGGGGGCGATCGCCTAGATCTCATTCACATTCTCTTTGGCAATATTCTCGGTATTACCCCCCAAGACCTACTCCTGACCCTGGGAATTACCCTGCTGATCCTGACGGCGGTTTTTCTCTTTTATAAAGAGTTGCTTTTTTACACCTTCGATCCGGTGGGGGCCCAAGCCAGTGGTTTACCAGTTCACTGGTACTACCTGAGTATGGTGACCGGGATTAGTTTAACTGTTGTGGCAACGCTGCAAACCGTGGGAGTTTTATTAGTCATTGCCATGCTAGTGGCCCCCGGCATGACCGCCTACCTATTGGTCAAAGAACTCCACCAAATGATGATCCTAGGAGCAATGATTGGTTCCTTGGCCGCAATTATGGGAATGTATTTGAGCTATTACATCAATATTCCCTCTGGCGCGGCGATCGTCCTTGTCGCCTTTAGTTTATTTCTATGTGCTTTTTTGTTTAGTCCATCCCAGGGCCTTCTCACCCAACAGCTACGCCGAAAATAG
- a CDS encoding metal ABC transporter ATP-binding protein, which yields MLQVQELSVSYRGVAALEQINYQVPAGELVGVVGPNGAGKSTMVKAMLGLIRAVAGKAMFQGKVLGQQLGRVAYVPQRSHIDWDYPITVWNVAMMARTVQTGLFRRTSVQSQQTVKAALERVGMYHLRDRQIGELSGGQQQRVFIARALAKEADLLIFDEPFTGVDRKTEDIIFDIFQELKAQAKTLLVINHDLGESLNYYDRILLLNKRLIAMGAKTDVITTQNLQEAYGSTFSLAAA from the coding sequence ATGTTGCAGGTTCAGGAATTATCCGTCAGTTATCGTGGTGTTGCTGCCCTAGAGCAGATTAACTATCAGGTTCCCGCCGGTGAACTGGTGGGGGTGGTTGGCCCCAATGGTGCGGGGAAAAGTACGATGGTCAAGGCCATGCTCGGTCTCATTCGTGCGGTGGCGGGCAAGGCAATGTTCCAAGGGAAAGTTTTAGGACAGCAGTTAGGCCGGGTGGCCTATGTGCCCCAGCGATCGCACATTGATTGGGATTATCCGATCACGGTTTGGAATGTGGCGATGATGGCTCGGACGGTGCAAACGGGTCTCTTTCGGCGGACTAGCGTCCAATCACAGCAAACGGTAAAGGCAGCCCTAGAGCGGGTGGGGATGTATCATCTGCGCGATCGCCAAATTGGTGAACTATCCGGTGGCCAACAGCAGCGGGTATTCATTGCCCGAGCCCTAGCCAAAGAAGCCGATCTCTTGATTTTTGACGAACCCTTTACGGGCGTGGATCGCAAAACCGAGGATATTATTTTTGATATTTTCCAGGAACTGAAGGCCCAGGCCAAAACCCTACTCGTGATTAACCATGATCTAGGGGAGAGCCTCAACTACTACGATCGCATTTTGCTCCTGAATAAGCGTCTGATTGCCATGGGGGCCAAAACCGACGTGATCACCACCCAAAATCTTCAGGAGGCCTACGGTTCAACCTTCTCCTTGGCCGCAGCTTAA
- the obgE gene encoding GTPase ObgE — MQFIDQVEIQVKAGDGGDGIVAFRREKYVPAGGPSGGNGGWGGSVILKAVSHLQTLLDFRYAHLFKAENGQRGGPSNRTGANGQDRLIEVPCGTMVWNGETGELLGDLVKPEQTLVVAKGGKGGLGNKHFLSNSQRAPDYALPGLEGESFALRLELKLLAEVGIIGLPNAGKSTLISVLSAARPKIADYPFTTLIPNLGVVRRPNGDGTVFADIPGLIEGAHLGTGLGHEFLRHIERTRLLIHLIDATAADVLGAYQTIQGELRAYGHGLGDRRQIIVLNKIDALEPEQISHLQETIAPHSALPIFAISAVSGQGIDAMLAVVWQELAQLDSSPTEQPFL; from the coding sequence ATGCAATTCATTGATCAGGTCGAAATTCAGGTTAAAGCAGGGGATGGGGGCGACGGCATTGTCGCATTTCGGCGGGAGAAGTATGTACCGGCGGGCGGCCCCTCAGGGGGCAATGGGGGCTGGGGCGGATCGGTCATTCTCAAGGCCGTGAGTCATCTGCAAACCCTGCTGGACTTTCGTTATGCCCATTTATTTAAGGCGGAAAACGGTCAACGGGGCGGCCCCAGTAATCGGACGGGGGCCAATGGTCAGGATCGCCTGATTGAGGTTCCCTGCGGCACGATGGTCTGGAATGGGGAAACCGGCGAACTATTGGGGGATTTGGTTAAACCGGAGCAAACCCTCGTTGTTGCCAAGGGGGGCAAAGGCGGCCTAGGGAATAAACATTTCCTCAGCAATAGTCAACGGGCCCCAGATTATGCCCTGCCGGGGTTAGAGGGAGAATCCTTCGCCCTGCGCCTAGAATTGAAACTTCTGGCGGAAGTGGGGATTATTGGCCTGCCCAATGCCGGAAAATCAACCTTAATTTCGGTTCTGTCGGCGGCCCGACCCAAGATTGCCGACTATCCCTTCACCACATTAATTCCTAACTTGGGGGTTGTCCGCCGCCCCAATGGGGATGGAACTGTCTTTGCGGATATTCCTGGCCTGATTGAGGGGGCCCACCTAGGGACGGGATTGGGCCATGAGTTTCTCCGGCATATTGAGCGCACCCGCTTACTAATTCATTTGATTGATGCTACGGCGGCGGATGTGTTAGGAGCCTATCAAACGATTCAGGGGGAGTTACGGGCCTATGGCCACGGCCTGGGCGATCGCCGCCAAATTATTGTGTTAAATAAAATTGATGCCCTCGAACCCGAGCAGATTAGCCATCTCCAAGAAACTATTGCCCCCCATAGTGCGCTGCCGATTTTTGCCATTTCCGCCGTCAGCGGCCAAGGGATAGATGCCATGCTGGCTGTCGTCTGGCAGGAGTTGGCCCAATTAGATTCTTCGCCCACAGAACAGCCCTTCCTTTAG
- the ndhL gene encoding NAD(P)H-quinone oxidoreductase subunit L: protein MAISTNLLVLLVYGGLAGLYLLVMPLGVYFYLKSRWYVASSFERAFMYFLLLFFFPGMAALSPFLNFRPQPRSLEF from the coding sequence ATGGCAATTTCAACGAACCTCTTGGTTTTATTGGTCTACGGTGGTTTGGCAGGATTGTATCTGTTAGTGATGCCCCTCGGTGTTTATTTCTATCTAAAAAGCCGTTGGTATGTGGCTAGTTCCTTCGAGCGGGCTTTTATGTATTTTTTGCTATTGTTTTTCTTCCCCGGAATGGCGGCCCTTTCGCCCTTTTTGAATTTTCGTCCCCAACCCCGCTCCCTTGAGTTTTAG
- a CDS encoding DUF3007 family protein translates to MRRVDVIFLGFGVFIAGGLIYALLRLLGVEETAAGIWSQGIFIVGVMVWVLSYFGRVFTGKMTYNQQLTDYEDAVLEKKLAEMTPEELEQLAAELNADPEENSP, encoded by the coding sequence ATGCGTCGTGTAGATGTTATTTTCCTTGGCTTTGGTGTTTTTATTGCCGGTGGTTTGATTTACGCCCTATTGCGGCTACTGGGGGTAGAGGAGACAGCGGCGGGAATATGGAGTCAAGGAATTTTTATTGTGGGTGTTATGGTCTGGGTACTCAGCTATTTTGGTCGGGTGTTTACGGGCAAGATGACCTATAACCAGCAACTCACGGACTATGAAGATGCGGTGTTAGAAAAAAAACTAGCGGAAATGACACCAGAAGAATTGGAGCAACTGGCCGCAGAATTAAACGCAGATCCGGAAGAGAATTCACCCTAA